ACATCACGGCGACCCGGTCGGAGATGTACCGGATGACCGAGAGGTCGTGGGCGATGAAGAGGTAGGTGAGGCCGAACTCCGCCTGCAGGCGGCGCATCGTGTTCAGCACCTGCGCCTGAATCGAGACGTCCAGCGCCGAGACGGGTTCGTCACAGACGATGAAGTCGGGGTCGACCGACAGCGCGCGGGCCAGATTGACGCGCTGGCGCTGGCCGCCGGAGAACGCGTGCGGATAGCGGTTGTAGTGGCGCGGGTCGAGGCCGACCTTCTCCAGTAACTCCTTCGCGCGGGCCTCGCGGCCCTCGTCGTCGAGCATCCCGTGGGCGCGCATCGGCTCCTCGATGATCTGGCCGACTTTCATCCGCGGGTCCAGCGACGACTGGGGGTCCTGGAAGATCATCTGGATCTCCGAGCGCCTCTGCCGGAGGGCCTCGCCGCTCAGGGCCGCGAGGTCCTCGCCCTTGAAGTAGATGCTCCCGTCGGTCGGTTCGAGCAGCCGCAGGATCGTCCGCCCGAGCGTCGACTTGCCACAGCCGGACTCCCCGACCAGCCCGAGCGTCTCGCCCTGTTCGACCTCGAAGTTGACGCCGTCGACCGCCTTCACCCGGTCGGCCCCGAGGCTGAACGGCGGGAACCGATCCGGCTCGACGTTGAACCCGGCGAGCAGCCCCGACTCGGCGTCGAAGTGCTTTCGCAGCCCCTCGACCTCCAGCAGCGTCTCCCCCTCGGGTACCGGCTCGCCCCGGAGGTCGCCCCACGTGCGGTCGGCGCGCTCGCTACTCATCGTCACCTCCGTCGCTGAGGCGTTCGGGCTCGGGTTCGGACCCTCCGCCGTCGCCACCGCCCCCGACCTCCGCCGTCAGCGTGGGTTCGACGTCGAGCGGGGGGCTCTCGTCGTAGCCGACGTCGAAGGCGTCGTGTTTCACGCAGGCGGCGCGCTGGGGTTCCTCGCCCGCCCGGTCCACTTCGAGCAGGTCGGGGTGGACCCGCCGGCAGACCTCGTGTGCGTCGGGACAGCGCGGGTGGAACCGACAGCCCGGCGGCGGGTTGATCGCCTCGGGCATCACGCCCTCGATCGGGTCGAGGTCGTCGACCGTCCGGTCGGGGCGGGGCATCGAGTCGAGCAGCGCCTCGGTGTAGGGGTGTTTGGTGTCGTAGAACAGTTCGTCGACCGGCGCCTGCTCGACGATCTCGCCGAGGTACATGACGTTGACGCGGTCGCAGATCTCGGCGACGACGCCCATGTCGTGGGTCACCCAGATGAAACTCGTCCCGTACTTCTCCTGGAGGTCGTCGACGAGGTCGAGGATCTGGCCCTCGACGGTGACGTCGAGGGCCGTCGTCGGCTCGTCGGCGATGATGAGGCTCGGCTCGCAGGCGAGCGCCATCGCGATCAACACCCGCTGGCGCATCCCGCCGGAGAACTGGTGGGGGTACTCGTCGTATCGCTCCTCGGGGTCGGGGATGCCGACCTCGCGGAGCATCCGGACCGCCTCGGTCTTCGCCTCCGACGTCGGGAGGCCGCGGTTGAGTTCGATGAACTCCCGGAGCTGACCGCCGACGGTGAACACCGGGTTCAGCGACTCCATCGGGTCCTGGAAGATGACGGCGATCTCCCGCCCGCGGATCCGGTCGCGGATCTCGCGCTCGGAGAGCATGTCGTCGCGCTTGCGCAGTTCGCCGTCCGGCCCCTCCTCGAGGCCGAAGATCGTCTCGCCCCGGTAGGTGATCTCGCCGTCGACGATCTCCCCGGGGCTCTCGACCAGCCGCAGGAGGCTCATCGACGCGACGCTCTTGCCCGCGCCGGACTCGCCGACGAGGCCGACGATCTCGCCCTCGCGGACATCGAAGGAGATGCCGTCGACGGCGCGGACGGTACCGCTCTCGGTGAAGAACTGGGTCTTGAGGTTCTCGACGCGGAGGAGTGGCTCGTCGCTCATGGTCACTCTTCGATTCGGGGATCGAGGGCGTCCTGGAGGCCGTCGCCGAACAGGTTGAACCCCATGATGGTCACGAGGATGGCGAGGCCGGGCCAGATCGACAGCCAGATGTTCGAGTGCATGTACCTCCCGTGGGCGATCCGGAGCATCTCTCCCCAGTCGGGCGTCGGCGGCTGGGCGCCGTAGCCGAGAAACGAGAGGCCGGCGACGATGAGGATCGTCACGCCGATCTGTAGCGTCGCGTACACCAGCACCGGCGCGAAGCTGTTGGGGATGACGTGTCTGCGGATGATCTCGCGGTCGCGGACGCCGGCGGCCCGGGCGGCCTCGATGTAGTCCATCTCCCGCACGGAGAGCACCCGACTGCGGATGATCCGGGCGAACACCGGGATGAACGCCAGCCCGACGCCGATGACGGCGTACTGGATGTCCGGGTTCCCGCCGCTGACGAACACCGTGAAGACGATGATGAGCACGAGCGGCGGGATCGCGTACAGCGTCTCGACGCCGCGCATCAGGACGTCGTCGATCCAGCCGCCGTAGTAGCCCGCGATCGCGCCGACGATCGTCCCGCCGAGGAGGCCGATGCCGGTCGAGGCGAGGCCGACGCTGACCGACACCTGCGAGCCGTAGACGATGCGCGTGAAGTAGTCCCGCCCCTGCGGGTCGGTCCCGAGCGGGTACGACCACGTGCCGCCGTCGAGGAACGCCGGCGGCACGTTCCGCTCGCCCTCGCCCGGCGGCGGGATCTTCGTCGGGTGGTCGAAGATCGGCAGCGCCTCCGCGGCCGTGAAGTCCTCGAACGCCCCGAAGGTCAGCCGCGAGAGGTTGCTGTCCACCGCCGCGAACGCCGCGACGAACAGGACGGCCGCCACGATGTAGAGGCCGATCCGGGCCGTCGCGTCCCGGCGGATCTTCGCGAGGGTGTAGCGCCACCCGACCCGCGCCTCGACCTCCTCGTCCACGTCGCCGCCCGATTCGTCGAGTTGGGATTCGGCCTGTGCCATGTTACTCACGGTCTCCGTAGGTGACCCGGGGATCGACGTACGCGTAGGAGATGTCCGTCACGATGACGCCGACGACGAACATGAACCCCAGCACGAGCGTGATCCCCATCACGAGCTGGTAATCGAGTTGCTGGATCGCCTCGATGAACAGCCGGCCCATCCCGTTGATCGCGAAGACGGTCTCGATCAGCACCGCGCCGCCGAGCGCCGTCGAGAGGTTGAGGCCGACGATGGTGATGATCGGTAGCTGGGCCGACCGGAACGCGTGTTTCCGCAGGATCGTCCGCTCGGGGACGCCGTAGGCGCGCGCGAGCCTGACGTACTCCTGCTGGAGCGACTCGATCATCTGGGTGCGCTCGACGCGCATCAGCGTCGCCATCTGGAGCGTCCCGAGCGCGATCATCGGCAGGACGAGGTGTCTGACCGTCTGGTAGAGGTGCTCGCCGTACCCCGAGTAGCCGTACGCCTCCGGCGGCCGCCACGGGTAGACGAGGCCGGCCGACGGGAGGACGTTGAGGCGGACGGCGAAGATGATGATGAGCATGATGCCGATCCAGAACGACGGCGTCGAGACGCCGATCAGCGCGACGATCCGGGAGACGTGGTCGGCCGGCTTGTTGCGCCGGTTCGCCGCGACGATCCCGAGCGGAATCGCCGTCAGGAGCGCGAACACGTACGCCGACAGCACCAGCAGCAGCGTCGGACCGGCCCGCTCGACCATCAGCTCCGAGACCGGCCGGTCGCGGTGGATGCTGTGGCCGAGGTCGCCCTGCGCGAGCCCGGTCATGTAGTTCCAGTACCGGACGTGCAGCGGCTGGTCGAGGCCGTAGCGGCGCTCGATGGTTCTGATGAGTTCCTCGTTGACCTGCTGGCCCTGGAGCATGATCTGTACCGGATCGCCCGGCGCGAGGTTCACGAGGACGAACGTGATGAGGGAGATACCGATCAGGACCGGAATCGCCTGCAACAGCCGGTAGGCCGTGTACCTGAGCAGACTCATGGTGGATTATCGGGCGACGGCGCGGCCGGCGGCCGGCGACCGCCGGCGGTCGCTCGTCGCGGGTACCCCGCTCGCTACTCGACGGAGACGTTGTTGTCCTCGGAGACGAGCCGCGGGTTGTACGCGACCGCGGGGTGTGCCTGGAGGTCCTGTACGTAGCTCTGTGCGGCCATCGTGTTGTACGGCGAGTAGACGGGCCGGACGGGCACCTGCTCGACGATTTCGTCGATGACGTCGGTGTACAGTTCGCGGCGCTCCTCCTGGTCGGCCGTCTGGCGGGCCTGGAGGATGTTGTCGTGGAAGTCCTCGCTTCCCTGGTAGTAGTGACCCTGCGAGATGCCCGCGTTGTCCTCGTGGAACAGGTTGTAGAGGTAGACGTCGGGGTCCGGACCGCCGGTCCAGCCGAGGATGTACATCTCGTAGTCGTCGGCGTTCCCGGTGGTGTACGTCTCACCGAGGGTCGCGAAGTCCAGACTCTGGACCTGTGCTTCGTAGCCGAGTTCGTTCAGCCGCGCGGCGATCAGTTCCCCGAGGGCGATCCGGACGTCGTCCGGCGGCACGATGATCGTCGGGTTCCAGCCGCTCGGGGCGGCCCCGTCGAGGAGTTCCTGGGCGCGCTCCGGGTCGTACGAGGGCGCGGCCTCGTTCCACTCCTCCATCGGGAAGTCCCAGCCCAGTCCGTCGACGATCGGCGGGATCGGCGTCGACAGCGGAATCGCGCTCTCGCCGAGGTTGGCGTCGACGAACTCCGTGACCGAGAACGCGTGGGAGACGCCGCGGCGGACGTCCGGATCGGTGGTGCCGCCCTCGTTGCAGTTGAACGCGACGTACATGTACGACGGGCTCTCGGCCCGGTACGTCTCGATGCCTTCCTCGGCGTCGATCTGGTCCCAGTCGGCGGGCGGGACGGTCGCGATGGCGTCGGTGTCGCCGGCGAGGATCTGCGAGACGCGGCCGGCGTCGTCCTCCGCGGCCTCGAACCGGACGCTCTCGAGTTCGGGAACCGGCTCGTCCCAGTAGTCGTCCCAGCGTGCGAGTTCGATGTACTCGTCGGGCGCGTACTCCTCGAACGTGAACGGACCCGATCCGATCGGATCGGTGTTGTACGCGTCCGGGTCCTCCTGTCGGACCTCCGCGTTGACGATGGTGGAGGCCAGCTGTATCTCGGCGAACGCGCCGTACGGGAACTCGAGGTCGATCTGCGCCGTCCGCTCGTCGATAGCCTCGGTGCCTTCGACGTCGACCATCT
The Salinilacihabitans rarus DNA segment above includes these coding regions:
- a CDS encoding ABC transporter substrate-binding protein, producing the protein MVSDQFSPTRRALLASGVATTAALAGCFGGQDDDGDGGDGGGDGGDGDGGQAAASQGEAGRLVYTQEIRPDGDFDPIVTFDAYSAQINSQVYDGLYEYDFDLQPQPKLAAGEPEVERDGQRYIVELVEGAQFHNGDPVTAEDVVHTFTAPIEEETENLPTYEMVDVEGTEAIDERTAQIDLEFPYGAFAEIQLASTIVNAEVRQEDPDAYNTDPIGSGPFTFEEYAPDEYIELARWDDYWDEPVPELESVRFEAAEDDAGRVSQILAGDTDAIATVPPADWDQIDAEEGIETYRAESPSYMYVAFNCNEGGTTDPDVRRGVSHAFSVTEFVDANLGESAIPLSTPIPPIVDGLGWDFPMEEWNEAAPSYDPERAQELLDGAAPSGWNPTIIVPPDDVRIALGELIAARLNELGYEAQVQSLDFATLGETYTTGNADDYEMYILGWTGGPDPDVYLYNLFHEDNAGISQGHYYQGSEDFHDNILQARQTADQEERRELYTDVIDEIVEQVPVRPVYSPYNTMAAQSYVQDLQAHPAVAYNPRLVSEDNNVSVE
- a CDS encoding ABC transporter ATP-binding protein codes for the protein MSDEPLLRVENLKTQFFTESGTVRAVDGISFDVREGEIVGLVGESGAGKSVASMSLLRLVESPGEIVDGEITYRGETIFGLEEGPDGELRKRDDMLSEREIRDRIRGREIAVIFQDPMESLNPVFTVGGQLREFIELNRGLPTSEAKTEAVRMLREVGIPDPEERYDEYPHQFSGGMRQRVLIAMALACEPSLIIADEPTTALDVTVEGQILDLVDDLQEKYGTSFIWVTHDMGVVAEICDRVNVMYLGEIVEQAPVDELFYDTKHPYTEALLDSMPRPDRTVDDLDPIEGVMPEAINPPPGCRFHPRCPDAHEVCRRVHPDLLEVDRAGEEPQRAACVKHDAFDVGYDESPPLDVEPTLTAEVGGGGDGGGSEPEPERLSDGGDDE
- a CDS encoding ABC transporter ATP-binding protein: MSSERADRTWGDLRGEPVPEGETLLEVEGLRKHFDAESGLLAGFNVEPDRFPPFSLGADRVKAVDGVNFEVEQGETLGLVGESGCGKSTLGRTILRLLEPTDGSIYFKGEDLAALSGEALRQRRSEIQMIFQDPQSSLDPRMKVGQIIEEPMRAHGMLDDEGREARAKELLEKVGLDPRHYNRYPHAFSGGQRQRVNLARALSVDPDFIVCDEPVSALDVSIQAQVLNTMRRLQAEFGLTYLFIAHDLSVIRYISDRVAVMYLGKIVELAEKEELFENPQHPYTEALLESIPVPDPRSDGTRGVLEGEVPSPVDPPSGCRFRTRCPKLIAPEEYGLTDAEWDDARTYLRAVDRRAFEAKPASEIRREYFPDGTPDGEAGEIVEEAIRLVAVDGPREERPDESAETEAWKEAVALLTEAFAERSICAREEPAYEVETAYGEGRHFAACHLNRDEPMTADD
- a CDS encoding ABC transporter permease; its protein translation is MSLLRYTAYRLLQAIPVLIGISLITFVLVNLAPGDPVQIMLQGQQVNEELIRTIERRYGLDQPLHVRYWNYMTGLAQGDLGHSIHRDRPVSELMVERAGPTLLLVLSAYVFALLTAIPLGIVAANRRNKPADHVSRIVALIGVSTPSFWIGIMLIIIFAVRLNVLPSAGLVYPWRPPEAYGYSGYGEHLYQTVRHLVLPMIALGTLQMATLMRVERTQMIESLQQEYVRLARAYGVPERTILRKHAFRSAQLPIITIVGLNLSTALGGAVLIETVFAINGMGRLFIEAIQQLDYQLVMGITLVLGFMFVVGVIVTDISYAYVDPRVTYGDRE
- a CDS encoding ABC transporter permease is translated as MAQAESQLDESGGDVDEEVEARVGWRYTLAKIRRDATARIGLYIVAAVLFVAAFAAVDSNLSRLTFGAFEDFTAAEALPIFDHPTKIPPPGEGERNVPPAFLDGGTWSYPLGTDPQGRDYFTRIVYGSQVSVSVGLASTGIGLLGGTIVGAIAGYYGGWIDDVLMRGVETLYAIPPLVLIIVFTVFVSGGNPDIQYAVIGVGLAFIPVFARIIRSRVLSVREMDYIEAARAAGVRDREIIRRHVIPNSFAPVLVYATLQIGVTILIVAGLSFLGYGAQPPTPDWGEMLRIAHGRYMHSNIWLSIWPGLAILVTIMGFNLFGDGLQDALDPRIEE